Proteins encoded by one window of Lathyrus oleraceus cultivar Zhongwan6 chromosome 1, CAAS_Psat_ZW6_1.0, whole genome shotgun sequence:
- the LOC127087061 gene encoding uncharacterized protein LOC127087061, producing the protein MGPNVKDNPMPSHGPSSVNNIEVCLNEQRVTKIEEIRRSVVEIHSVLCAHGLFQHDHQICGTCSVNSRGCRKIQDDLQGILDQALIQISRQVSSPESQEQEVNVIIPCFNIPEKVEIAYHPREPVVICPPGPMPYTLDKAVPYRYAATIIENGKEVEIKTLASVTNIAENSRMTRNGRVFAPPVIPSRNVEKDPVVVVPVTREAEGQTSNSTLDKETDELLRIIKLSDYKVVDQLLQTPSKISILSLLLNSAVHREALLKVLDQAFVEQDITAEQFNNVVGSITSCNGLGFCDEELPEEGKNHNFALHISANCQGDSLSNILIDTGSSLNVMPKSTLVKLKYKGGQMRHSGIIVKAFDGSRKSVIGEVDLPIGIGPHVFQITFQVMDIVPAYSCLLGRPWIHEAGAITSTLHQKLKFFKNGQIVTVNGEQAMLISHLSSFSVIEADETAVQTPFQALTIDDYKKSEGSIASFKDAQQIVKTGPTEMWGKVIELPENVNHAGLGFVDGKQVQTSVVRPFKDIFHSGGFINMVAVEEDTFEGKTEDEGPRFVTPGVKFLDGFRLLVVILVNSNNFNSY; encoded by the coding sequence ATGGGTCCCAATGTGAAGGACAATCCAATGCCAAGTCATGGTCCTTCATCAGTGAACAATATAGAAGTTTGTCTCAATGAACAACGTGTTACGAAGATAGAGGAGATTCGGCGGTCTGTGGTTGAAATTCATTCTGTTTTATGTGCTCATGGTCTATTCCAACATGACCACCAGATCTGTGGTACATGTTCAGTCAATTCAAGAGGTTGTAGGAAGATTCAAGATGATTTGCAAGGCATCCTTGATCAGGCTTTGATTCAGATTTCTAGACAAGTGAGTTCTCCAGAATCACAAGAACAAGAGGTGAATGTCATCATTCCTTGCTTCAACATTCCAGAGAAAGTAGAGATAGCTTATCATCCGAGGGAGCCAGTGGTGATTTGCCCTCCGGGCCCAATGCCTTACACTTTAGATAAAGCGGTCCCCTACCGCTATGCAGCAACTATTATTGAGAACGGTAAAGAGGTCGAGATTAAAACCTTAGCCTCAGTTACCAATATCGCAGAAAATAGCCGAATGACGCGCAATGGCCGCGTGTTCGCTCCGCCGGTTATCCCAAGTAGAAATGTTGAGAAAGATCCAGTAGTCGTGGTACCAGTGACAAGAGAAGCAGAAGGGCAAACAAGCAATTCAACCCTTGATAAAGAAACAGATGAACTACTTAGAATTATCAAGCTCAGTGACTACAAAGTGGTAGATCAGTTGCTacagacaccgtcaaaaatctcgaTCCTGTCCTTATTATTGAATTCAGCTGTCCACAGAGAAGCACTACTGAAGGTGCTTGATCAAGCCTTTGTAGAACAGGATATAACAGCAGAGCAGTTCAACAATGTTGTAGGCAGCATCACTTCGTGCAATGGCTTAggcttttgtgatgaagaactgCCAGAAGAAGGAAAGAATCACAACTTCGCTCTCCATATCTCAGCCAATTGTCAAGGGGATTCTTTGTCTAATATCCTAATTGACACCGGTTCATCTCTGAATGTCATGCCCAAGTCTACCTTGGTGAAGCTAAAGTACAAAGGGGGGCAAATGCGGCACAGTGGAATTATTGTGAAAGCGTTCGATGGATCAAGAAAATCAGTCATTGGAGAAGTTGATTTGCCTATTGGTATTGGACCACATGTattccagatcactttccaggttatggatataGTGCCAGCTTATAGCTGTCTGCTCGGAcgcccatggattcatgaggcgggTGCCATTACATCCACGttacaccagaagttaaaattTTTCAAGAATGGGCAAATAGTGACGGTTAATGGGGAGCAGGCTATGCTGATTAGCCACCTTTCATCGTTTAGTGTGATAGAAGCAGACGAAACGGCTGTTCAAACTCCATTTCAGGCCCTGACCATCGATGATTACAAGAAAAGTGAAGGTTCAATCGCGTCATTCAAAGACGCCCAGCAGATTGTCAAGACAGGTCCTACAGAAATGTGGGGCAAGGTGATAGAGTTGCCAGAAAACGTTAACCATGCAGGATTAGGCTTTGTTGATGGAAAACAAGTGCAGACTTCAGTGGTGCGACCTTTCAAAGATATCTTTCACAGCGGTGGGTTTATCAACATGGTAGCAGTTGAGGAGGATACTTTTGAGGGAAAGACAGAAGACGAAGGCCCCAGATTTGTGACACCagga